CCgatttagaatattaaaaaaaaaaaaacaaacaaaaaacacaagaaTTTAAAAACCAGATTTGGGATCCTTTGAAATGGGCTAAATAGTTCAGGTTGTGGGGGTGCCACACAGCTCCACAACGGGACTGTAGAAAACGCACCAAATTTTGTGGGGCTCTGATTAAATACAAGAGCTGGCCACCCCACCTCACGGTATGAGAATTGCCTGTTGAAGGTGCTCTACAAAAGAAGTGGAGCTAAACACGAATCTGTATGCACATTTGTGCCTAAACGTACATTGTGCAAGGCAATACAGGCACTGACAACAGTTTAGTGTTTGCCTACATGTTCTTACTCATGTAATcagtcatattaaaaaaacccaaccaaccaaccccatCCTTCACCCATGAGATTGCCCCAAATCCCCTTTGGGTGTATATTTCTCACTTACTTATTTGGCTAAGTGCATACCTACCTATAGCTGATGCTCTCCTCTGACTGGTATGCTGCATCTCAACAAGTAATTGTGCATGTGTGCATCTATATTTGTGATGCAAAACATCTCTGACAGGTGGATGTGTGGTGGCCACATGAAAAATGACAGTGCAGAAGCAAGGTGGGCTTCTTAAATGCTAAGCTTAGAGAGTAAGCGGAGGTGCTAAAAGAACTTGATAATAAGGACACTCAGATGACAGCTGCTAATGCTACTGGGTATACAGCAGAGCTAAGTGAAAAACAGCTTTCTCTAGAATTAACATGTACTGCTGTTATGCTCCCTGCACTAtggagttttatttattttaaaaacaactctaGGCACCCCTTCAGTGCTCAGAAGCAAAACTCCTTgcatctcctctcctccccacatCAAATAACACTGACTTCAACTCTTAACAGTACATGCTGGTGCCTCTGCTAGAGCCCACAGTGTAAAGAAACTGGTGGTTTCTGCTGCACCACACTTAGAAAATAAAGTCCCACTGCTGCACCTCTTGAAGTTGCTATTAGAAGGGTATACTAATTATGATGAGAGTTCTGGGGAAACTCcctcccccctcttccctttccctcagACATGAATTCACAGATCCTCTTGCTAGAATGGGAGCTCTGGGACTGGGCTAGGAGTAGCAACACTGCAATTCCAGTTAAACTGCACACTCCCCTCTCCAACGTGCAGggcatttctttaaaattgcttGCAGACAGCCCAGCAGACACACACGAAGCTAGGCATTTCCGAGACAAATGCTGTTCTCTGCTCTGTGCGTGCCATCTACTGAAAACATGTGACAACCGTCTGTGCAAAATGACAGCTTGACCTGCTGTGAGGTTATCCCAGGAAAAGCACTGCTTGCAACTCCAGGGTTAATTATACTCATCTCCTCCTGTGTTCACACTGgttaaatttaggaaaaaatctgTTCGAATCTAGGTTAAAGATGGAGCACGTTTCTCACAGTGTCTGATTGCTACTGCTGACAAGATTAAACCCAACCAATGGTGAAAAAAATTCCCCGCACAAACCCAAAATGGTAAATAAATGAGCTGGACAATGACCATTACACAGGACAACTCCGTCAGCGGGAGCGGACACATTTCTACCAAGTGAAACGTGTACTCAGCAGAAAGTGCCACAGAAACAaatcccatccctccctcccacttTATTTACCTTCTACCTACCACGTCTCATTTGTATCTAGCGGAGACACTGCCTGTGAGCACTTTTTCAAGCCCAGGAACTCGCCAAGCTATATTGTTCAGAGTATTATGGGCTCTTTGTATAGCCCTGCCAATCTAAATGATCCCTGCCAAATACAATGGATTTGAACAAACCTGTGAACAGAAATTTGGAGAGAGACACAATTACAGCTGTGCAATTATGGTATCGCTCTGGAATCTCACCTGCCTCTCCCTCTATGCGATTTCAACAGGCTTTTGAAGGAAAAGTATTTGAAAACATGATAAAGGGGTGCTAAGTTGTGTCCCCCATTACATCCCAAAAGGCATGTCAAGTATAACAGGTTGGCATGGATTAAGACGGGAGAAGATGCTGGCTTGCTGTTTCACACCGTTCATTTTATTCTGCATCTATTTTAGCCCTAGGTAACAGGAAACAAAGCTAACCAACTCGGGCTGGAAAGCCAAAAGCCAAGTGATGGTGACAGCTGACACACTAACGTCCCAATTTTcgccatttttttcccccaaggatATAAAGGGTAATGAGTGACCCTTCATCCTTCTGGAAAACAGCAGAGATTTATTCATGTTGTCATTTCGTGCACCTTGTCCAGGTTATGAACACTCTCGTCCCTGTATGTACCTAGGCACAAGTTTTTGCTTTAGAGATGCTTTCAGGCTCGGAAAGAAAAAATCCCTGTGCTGCTAGGGACCAAAAATAACCTCAGATCCTGCAGTTCCTCCGTGGGTAAAGCTCcctgaagtcaacaggagttcTGTCTCTGTAAGGACTTCAGAATCAGACTACAAAGTATTtaaacccccccacccctcccctccatCTTCCTGCAGCACTTCTTCTGCCCAGAttgcagggagcagagggagtgACCATCAAATGTCTACTGACCACAGCGAGGAGTGGCAGCGAGTGAAAAGCCCGGACTGTATTTGCTTTCAACTTTCCTTGCCAAGAGGccaaaaaattctttttatatcGAGTACTACTCGGAGCTACTGCGGTGGTGCCCAAAGCCTTCCCCTTCCTTACACCAAATGTGGTAGCAGGAGTCTCTCCCTCCCTGTAATGCTGTTAATTACAGGCaccggagccggagccgggctGAAGGACATCCCGGGCTGAGGGAAAAGCCCAGCCCGCGAGCTCGGCCAGCTCACGAGCCCCAATTTCCCCAAGTCCGAGCACCCCACGGCCGCGCCGCTGCCGTGTCACCTGCCCGGCGGGGGGAGAGGCCACGGGGTGACCCAGCGGCGGGAGCAGccccgggaggggcggggggggccgcggccgggccgtgcgccccctccccagcgctgcccGCGGCAGCCGGGCCTCGAGCCCCGCACCGGCCGCGCTCCGCTGCCAAACGTGCGGGCAGGAATAAAGATGGAAGCCGACGGAAGGAAAGGAGATGAGACGAGCCGAGAAGCGAGGCAGCGCTATTTTGCGGAGGGGAAGGGAGGTGTGCGCGGCCAAGGTGGGGGGACCCCGCCGCCCCACGCCCCGCTGACCTGCCAGGCTGTTGTAGCAGTCAACCTCGATGGCCTCCACCGCCTGCCGCTGCTCCTCGCtgagcccggcggcggcggcggcggcgggagggcgctGCCCGGCCGGCTcctggctcagcagcagcagcagcgccttCAGCTCCAGCAAGGCGCGGTGGTACTTGCCGATGGCCTCCCGGAATTTCTTGTCCTTGTAGCACTGCGCCCCTTCGCTCTTGAAATCCAGCGCCCGCCCGATGAGCTCGCCCGGCTccgcgctgccccccgccgccgccgcccgcggctgAGCTCCCCCCGCCGGGCCGTGCCCgtcgcccgccccgcggccgccggcgtTCAGCTTCCCCGCCGCCGGGCTGGCCCTCTCCATGGCCGCGGCGCCGCCCGGCTCCCGCGCCGCCCTACGCGGGCGATGCCgcggcgcccgccgccgcgctgccggccttgcccccgcgccgctccccggctccgccgcccgctCCCATCCTCCGGCGGCCGCcgctcctcctccccccgccccgcagcccgcgggccgcccgcccccgcccgcccccgccgcccgccgcgggcaCCGCCGCGACCCCCGCCTGCTGCCGCGCAGCGGGGGGCGGCGAGGCCGAGGGTGGGGGGTGCCCCGGCGCCGCTCCCCGCTCTCCGCCCCGGCCCGGCGAGGGGCGAGTGCGTGCCCGGCGCCGCTGCTCCCCAAACCGGCCACCCCACAGACCCCCGTACCCTCCCGCTCTCCCTCCGCCTGGGCTCCCTCCAGTCCCCCCGCAGCCCAGTCCCCTCCCGAGGCCTCGCCCTCCTGCACCTGAGGGTCTTGTGTCCCAGGATCCCACCTCCTCCGCACCCCGATTTCCCTTCTCCCTCGCCTCTCCCGGATCCCACCAGTGGCCACCCACCACCTACACCTGCCCGCGGTCCCTCCAGGTGTTTCGGGGTGCGTACTCCAGACCGCCAGGCAAAGAAGCGCATCAGGGCATCTACCTCTGCATCAGGGCAGCCACAGCGCTGGCCCCTGCCACTGCCCTGGCACCAGCCACGCGGGGACGTGGATTTTCCTGAATCCATTTTCCCCATGTTCTCCTGAAAAATGGGTCGACGCTCACCGATGCCAGGAACATTGCCTGGTTTGGGGGTATCAGTGGGGAGTGGGTCTCCTCGTGTGGACAGACAGGTGCTCTCCGCACCAGGCTTTGCTTTGTTAGGCCAAACACCCTGCCTGCATTGTGTATTAGAGCAGTTTGATGTATTTTGGGTGCATTGTTGTGCCAAGGTATTTTGTAGGTCATACCGTGTGCTTAAAAATTAGACGATGGATGAAAGtgtagtgagattttttttctcaataataTATTGGGAGACATCTTTTCATTACCTATCCATCTTTTACGTGGTAAAGCTGCAGCTGTGGTACAATGTGTTCAAGCTTCCCTCTGCAACCAGGAGGACATTTTAAAACAGAGACCTGAGCTTCTCTTTGAGATATATGTCCAGCCTAGTGTGATGGCATGTGGTGGTGCAGTGCTGGGCAAACTGGGATAGCtgtgcagcacagctctgtgtaAAGGTACTAACGCAGGTCTGGAACTAGTGCCTGGATAACTCCTTGTTAGCAGGGCTAGTAAGTTGGACTTACGCATCGGTAATGTGAGCCCACTGCTGCTAGGTTTCTGGACCTTGCCGAGGTTGTGGCCACAGCATGGTACAGACATACATCTACCCACTTGAATCCAAGAGCCAGAGCCTCAAGGCGAAGCAAATC
The sequence above is drawn from the Strix aluco isolate bStrAlu1 chromosome 4, bStrAlu1.hap1, whole genome shotgun sequence genome and encodes:
- the TTC9 gene encoding tetratricopeptide repeat protein 9A — translated: MERASPAAGKLNAGGRGAGDGHGPAGGAQPRAAAAGGSAEPGELIGRALDFKSEGAQCYKDKKFREAIGKYHRALLELKALLLLLSQEPAGQRPPAAAAAAGLSEEQRQAVEAIEVDCYNSLAACLLQAELVNYERVKEYCLKVLQKEGENFKALYRSGVAFYHLGDFNKALYYLKEARSRQPTDTNVIRYIQLTEMKLSRCSQREKEAL